ggggagagagaggagggggagggggaaaggaggagggggggggggggaaaggaggaggggggagggggaaaggaggaggagggggggagggggaaaggaggaggaggggaggaggaggggaaaggaggaggagggggggagggggaagggaggagggagggagggggggaggggggagggggaaaggaggaggaggatgggggaaggaggaggaggatggggaaaggaggaggaggggaggatggggaaagggggaggatggggaaaggaggaggaggggaggatggggaaaggaggaggaggatggggaaaggaggaggaggggaggagggggaaaggaggaggaggggaggatggggaaaggaggaggaggggatggggaaaggagggggggggtggggaaaggaggaggaggggggggtggggaaaggaggaggaggggggggggaaaggaggaggggggggggaaaggaggggggggggggggaaggggggagggggggaggatggggaaaggaggaggggggatggggaaaggaggagggggggggggggaaagggggggagggggggaaaggaggaggaggggagggggggaggggggggggggatggggagaggaggagggggggaggggggggaggggaggaggggggggggaaagggggaaaggaggagggggggggggggggggggggggaggggggggggggggaaaggaggaggggggggggggggggggggggaaaggaggagggggggggatggggaaaggaggaggaggagggggggggggaaaggaggaggggggaggggaaaggaggaggggggggggggggggaaagggggaggggagggggaaaggggagggaggaggggggggaaaggaggagggggggatggggaaaggaggaggggatggggaaaggaggagggggggaggatggggaaaggaggagggggggtggggaaaggagggaggatggggaaaggaggaggaggggaggatggggaaaggaggaggaggggaggatggggaaaggaggaggaggggaggatggggaaaggaggaggggggatggggaaagaaggaggaggggatggggaaaggaggaggggggatggggaaaggaggagggggggtggggaaaggaggagggggggaggatggggaaaggaggaggggggatggggaaaggaggagggggggggggaaaggaggaggggggtaggggagagggggcggggggagggggaaaggaggaggatggggaaaggaggaggggaggatggggaaaggaggaggggaggatggggtaaGGAGGCGGGGggatggggaaaggaggaggaggggaggatggggaaaggaggaggggaggatggggaaaggaggaggggggatggggaaaggaggaggggaggatggggaaaggaggaggggggatggggaaaggaggaggaggggaggatggggaaaggaggaggggggggtggggaaaggaggagggggggatggggaaaggcGGAGGGGGAATGGGGAAAGGAGGGCAGAGACCAGAGCAGGGAGGGGGGCTTGCGGAGAGCAAATTACCCTTGTCATCATCACCATATCTGCCCCTCACCCCAAATCCCCCCTTCTTCTCCTGCCTTTGGCCACCCCTCTCTTCCTGTTTGGTGcccttctcccccacacccctttgGTTGCCTCtctctttcccaccccccacTTTGCTGTCCTCTTGACTCCCTGTCTACTGCCCatgtctcccctcctccctcgccTTCCCTTTTGGCCCCATGACCACTGTTGTCTCCTGACATTGGCCCTCTTTAATGGCCCGTTTGGGGAATAGGGAAGAATGTGGAATGATGATCATTATGAGACTGAAGCCTTCTGTGGTTTCTCTCAGGCTGCTCCCAAAGTGCCTGCCATGCctcgtcactgctctgctgagggATGCAGATCTAGGGACACAAAGGACTCGCGAATTAATGGCATCACCTTTCACAGGTCAGTACAGCAGCACCAGCACGCCTGGCCTCATTCCTCCTCAGCATGCCTGCAATATTCCATGTCACACTACTTCAGTATGTTGTTTGATTTGTCTTGGTTTACACAGGTTACCAAAGAAAGGGAAAAGTCAACGTGAGATCTGGTTGCTGAACTGTTGTCGAAGGAACCCGGATGGAACTGTCCCCTGGACTCCTTCATCGCAATTTGTCTATTTTTGCTCAAAGCATTTTGAAAAACAGTGCTTTGAACTTGTGGGACTGAGGTAATATGCAGCATCAGTGTGACTGCTAATAGCTTAAGTGTTTAAAAAAACGCGGTAGAATAGAGGATTAACTGTTCAAGGGGGACTGAAAGCTCAatagcctttgtccaccatccatgcatccacctatcacttacaggcttgtcctacccccacctctcctccagctttctgcCTCATACTACAATCAGCCAAGAGGTAtagcaacctgaaacatcacatatccatgtccaGAGTAGCAACCCGGCTCCAGCATGTTGATTTCTATGCAAgaatccagcagctgcagttcctgatGTATCCATGCTGCATTACTCTGTTCCTTACTCAGATAAAGATGCGCAACTCTACCTAAGCTGACATATATATCCCTGGTTTCTGTCCTCTTCCACATCACCTGGAATCTCCTCGTCCCCAGCTCTCATTATTCTCCTCTTGTCCAACAATGGCGTGACAATTACTTTGACCCTGATCTTTCATACTTGGACTATGATGTCTGACCTCTGAGTCTGgcacttctgcaccctctcgtGCTTGTTGCAGTCCCTCAATTAAACAAAAATCGTCTTGGCGTAATCTGTCCATTTTCAGTCTTCCATGAAGATGACAcaaaaggaagaagggtctcgacccaaaacgtcacttgttctttttctccagagatgctgcctgtcccgctgagttactccagctttttgtgtctatctttggtttaaacctgcatcgttagttccttcctacacagaaggaTGTTGCAGTGTTCTAGCCTGTGACGTTCTGGTTGTGGGGAGGTCGTGGTCGGAGTTCATCGTTCACCTTCTGTTTTCACAGTGGTTATCACCGGCTGCGCGATGACGCGGTCCCCACGTTGTTCCAACCGAGTCCTCGAGGAAAAGTGAAGTCGACCAGAGCAAACAAAGAAAAGGCAGCAGCACCAGTGGCCACCAGTGAATGGTGAGGGGTTGGTGCTTTAACACTTGATTTTTCACCAAAAATCTGAGTCCTTTGCTCCCTTGCTGGCTCTTAGTGCTTTGAATGGCAGCAATCAGATGGTCAGTCCATAAGAGTGCGTCCAGTCTTTACCACCACTGGAGCAGAGATAATAAGAACCAATGTCCCCAGGCTGGCTATGTAGCAGATTCAGGTTTTAGTGTTGATGCCTTCTTGAGTGAATATCATTGAATATTTGCTGTCAGATTATATCAGGACTTGAAGGCTTcagctttattccatggagtgcagaaggctgaggggtgatcttatggaggtgtatgaaatcatgagagcaataaatagggtgaatgcacagtcttttacccagagtaggggaatcaagaacccgaggatataggtttaaggcgagaggggaaagattgttgAGGCGGGTAgtataacaacaattaaaaggCACTGGACAGGTAAGTGGATGGGAAAGAGTTAGAGGAATATAggtcaaatgcgggcaaatgagaccagcttagaaggggcatcttgactggcatggacgagttgggccaaagggcctgttccatcaaAGAAGGGTCATGGGTGAGCTATTGAGACTGGCTGTGTGTCAGGAATAGCACTTGGGAAGGGGAGAAAGTTGGCATTGTTGCCTTGTGTGCTCATTGTAAAGCTTCCCCTATGTTTAACTCCCCTCTTCTATCCATCTCCTCCAGTCTCACTAACAATGCTGATTTACCAGATGCGGATCTCGGGGACCCCACGTCCAGTTTGGAGACGAGCTTCAGCAGTTCCCAGGATGCTTCCACCTTTGTCCTAGATTATTCCGTTCCCCAGGCGAGGGTGAGTGAAAGCATTTGCTCGAGCAATACGCTGCTCACCGAAGCCCCGCTGTGCTCGAGTCAGGCTGAGCTGGAGGCTTCTGTGCCCACTGTAATTTACCTGGTGGACACCGAGTCAAAGCCGGTGGAATTGGACAGCACCGAGAGTGAAGAGGAAGCCTGCATGAGCATCCTGTTGTCTCAGCCCGATGTGTTGACTGACCTCCCGGCCCACAGCCAGGAGGAGCTGCAAGATTTTGGGACCCTCATTCCCATCGCGCTGTACATGGCACGCCTTCCCAGTGTGCCCATGAACCCTGGGGCCCACGTCGCGGTCGAGCACAGCTATACCGTGGGCTGCCCGCTGGTTTGGAAGAAGAGGGCGGAGGTCCTGAACGAGGCCTTTGAGAAGGTCAGCAAGGAGCTGCGGGCCAGCAAGAAGCGCGAGAGCCGGCTCAGGTCCCGCATCACCTCCTTCCTGAAAACACGAGTCCGCGGGCGGCGGGTGAAGCTGGGCTTGCCCAACCATCTGGCCCAGCCGGTGGAAGTGTTTGAGGTGCAGGTAATAAACGACGCTGTTGAACTGTGTAACCCAGTGACCAGCTGAACAGAGCCAAGCCTCCAGGATGGTGCCCAGAGCAATGAAGGTGAAGAGCCGTCACACACAGaggagaggtagggagggagaggtgtgcTGGGAGTTGAATTGATCTACAATGAGGGGAGAGGACTGAGAATTATGGGGTTTATGGGACGGGGAGGCGACTGGTGGGGAGGTAATCAGTGCATGAAGAGGAATGGTtggggaggtgagaggagagtgCTAGGATAGGTGGGGTAGGTGGATagaggggatgggatgggatctTCTGGGATGGACAGAATGGGTTAGGGAGAAGCATGAATCCTGactgagagaagaggagagattaATGGGAGAGATAAGATGAGGCAGAGAAGAACAGTGTGAGATAAGTGGATAGGAGATGTGGAGTGGTAAAGAgaccagggaagagattaaattaGGTGAGGTTGAAGTGGCTGGGCAGGGAATTGAGAGGGAACTATATGACAGCAGTGTGTGGTGACTGGCACCATTGTTCTGAGGCACCAAGATGTGCAGGAGGGCATTTGTTCGCAATCAGTTGTTGATGTTTGCCTGACATGAAATGTAACATTTGAATATGCTACCTTTTTAAAATAAAGTAACTTGGATCATTACTATGGAGCACTTCAGTTCTGTAAAACGCTGTTAATCCCCTTTTGTAGTTACAAACTTGACTTTTCCTTGATcagatcttttttcttattttgatCAGCAACGTTCAACATCATTGGGCATCATTGACCATGGCTTCTCCCACCATGTGGACGTGTGTTGGCTCGGGTAGGGTCTGACGATGAAGAATAGGATTTTCCAGGGTGGATTTTCTTTTGTTGCTCTGCCTTAAGGGTATCTTCATTATGTGTAAACAAATTGGATCTGAGCACAAAGCTGGATTTGTGCAAGGGAAGATTGGGGAGGTAATGGGCAGAGCTGGCGTGGGTGGGGAGCGAGATGAGAGGAAATAGAGCACAGAACAgttaacagtacagcacaggaactaacccttttgcccacaatgtttgtgccgagcaTGAAGCctagttaaattgatctcatctgccagtACATTAATCCAAACCACTCTTTTCCTTGCatttccacgtgcctatctaaaagcctcttaaacgccactatcgtatctgcctccgcaAGGCAGACTGATGAAATGCTGCTAGAAAACTCTTTTTTAAAACGTGCTGGTGAGCTGCCTTCATTTGGGAGTTCCACCGATGGTGCTGTGCGTCATTGCTGGGAGAAGGATCGTCCTGGCGTCCGCCCTGACAAGACTGTGCACCAGCACTCACCCACTGGGGTCCGGAGAATGTTCAGCCCATCAAAATAAGTCGCAACAAAGCAGTGATTAAAatgtcacaaccccccccccccccccccccccaccccgacaacTGAATTCTTGCTGAACAACAATTGACTTAACAGCATTAAGTTTTGTTTTTTTCTGGGGGAGAACTTTAATACTTTGCTGTAATAGGAAACTTTAGAGCAGATGTCCACAAGTTTGATCATTGAGGAAGAATTATGGAGTTGCTTCAGGGAGATAGAATAGTGACATAGGTTTAGGACTGGAAAGGTGATGGGCAAAGCTGGTGGCTGGGGAGCATTGTAAAaagaaatagaacatagaactgtacagcacagaaacgtgcccttttgcccaccatgattgtgctgagcatgatgtctGGTTTAAATTTATCTTGTCTGCCAGTACGTGCtccatatcccactattccctATACTTCCACATGcttacctaaaagcctcttaaacatcatgattgtatctgcctctgccaacacccctggcaatgtgttccaggtccccaccgctctctgtgtggggaaaaaaaaacctTGCCTGCACATCTCCCCCTTCCCGCCTTATAGCTATGACCTCTGctgttggacattttcaccctgggggaaaaagaggttctgactgtcttatCTATgcgtctcataattttatatacttctatcaagtctctcctcaacctctgacattctagAGCAAAcactccaagtctatccaatctctccccgtGAAGGATaaggagaaaactggaagaaagTCTGGGCAATGGAATGAAAACGGCTGAGCCTGAGGGACCAGTAATGAGGAAAATGAAGTCCATAGACCAAACGGTGGAGGTGGAAGATGGAGGCAATGGTGGAGAAATTTAAAGATGTAGATAATATAAATGAAACAATGTTTGAGAGGGATGATCATGGGATTTGGTCAAGGTGGGGGTTGCAGAGTGATGGACATTACATGCGGGTTGGGAACCTCAAAGGGAAATCAGGAATGGAAAGTTAGAAAAGCTTTAGGAAAAGTAAGTTGACGGTAAGATAAACTCATTGCAACAGGAATCAAAGCACTATGAAAAATAAGGACCAAAGAGATTAATGATACTAATAGTAAATAGTTGTAATCTTATTGCCACTGTGAAAATATGGCTATAGGTTGACCACAACGCTGAGAAATAATCTTACCACGATAGATCAAGATATACCACAAGAATCAATTTGGGTCAATGCTAAGAAATAGTAAAGGGCTGAAAATGCTGGTAAGGGCTAATTATAGGCCTATAAGTAGTGGATGTAATATTGGATGTGGAATTAATTGAGAAATTAGAGGTATGTGTGAGACAGGAGTAATACAGTAATCATGGGAAACTAACCTATATTTATACTGGATAAATTAAATTGTTCCAACAGGGTGAAAGGTGAATGCCTAGAATGTTTTTGAAATGCTTTTCTAAATCAGTATGTTGAGGAGGCAAGTTGGTTAAAGGATATTTTGGATGTTGTTTTGTGCAATGAAAAATGGGGCCCTTTAAGGAGGAGTGACTAATATGATAGAATTTGACATTGAGTTTGAATGCCATGTGGTACAATGCAAAACTTAAGATTTTAAATCCAAACAAAGGAAATTGAGAGCATGAAGAGTAATCGCTGTCAATGGGTAATAGAATCCAGGGTAAGTTAATGTGAATGTATAGAGAATAAAGTGTGACTAATGTAATATTATTGTTTGTCAGCATGATTTTTTTAAGGCAAAAGGGCCAGTTTTGGTATTATATGAATTTTAAGATGATGATCTCTCATCAGAAAGTGTTATTCTGACAGTGCAGCTTCCACTTGATTCTGTTCTTGAGTAACCAGGTGGAATTTTGTGCTTGCGTCTCcggagaacataagaaatagaacaATAAGTAGGCCATGTGACCCTTGAAGCATTCTAATATTCAATAAGATCAGGATCTTATCTTCACTTTCTTTTGCTAACCCAAGAGTCACCGACACTTTCCCTAAATTTGTCTTGAAAAATTGTCTGAGCTTCCACAACTTCAGTAACATTACCTCTTATTTGAATAAACTCTCGAGAGTAGAGGCTCTTCGTAAACCTTCTGGAACTTCAAGTATACTGTTCTCAAGTATGGAACCCAGAACCTGTACACACCATTCTAGGCCATGTGTAACAACCCAAAGAAAATAGATTTTTTATATACAACAGTCTATTGGTCCTGggtagagtttgtatgttatctTTTTGACTGTTTGGGTTTCCCCATGGGtggtctgatttcctcccacatcctaaagatgtgtgggttggtagTTTACATGGgctctggaaattgtcccttgcGAGTATTAGAatcggaggggaggaggggggggaatgaATGTGGAACAAATGTAAAAAATCGGATTAATCTTAATGGTCATTAATTACTTAAAATTTATGTAAATTAATggagtccaaagaagggttccaacccaaaacgttacctatccatattctccagagatgctgcctgactgaagaagggtctcgacccgaaacgttgcctattccttcactccatagatgctgcctcacccgccgagtttctccagcattttttgtccaccatcgatgtttccagcatctgcagttctttcttaaacactgagatactccagcactttgtgtctatttttggattAAGATTAATGTGtgagcaggtgctatagacctgcacgggaagatatacgctcccgcccccatgagtctcgggcagatggggctcatcagcctgggaaggcagtccatctaggagagggaaaactggtTTAAAACCTgctctgccttgtggccatatccagtcatggaaaaggctccaggtgtaaacctcaagaaaatctggtgtcggagcccctaaggcagttcgtcgttgtctacaacctcgctctggcagctcctgcgacggtgctgctgccaaactgtaatggccctgctgttcctttggatcgatcaacgACGTGCTGCATggacaa
This DNA window, taken from Amblyraja radiata isolate CabotCenter1 chromosome 38, sAmbRad1.1.pri, whole genome shotgun sequence, encodes the following:
- the thap7 gene encoding THAP domain-containing protein 7 isoform X1, whose protein sequence is MWNDDHYETEAFCGFSQAAPKVPAMPRHCSAEGCRSRDTKDSRINGITFHRLPKKGKSQREIWLLNCCRRNPDGTVPWTPSSQFVYFCSKHFEKQCFELVGLSGYHRLRDDAVPTLFQPSPRGKVKSTRANKEKAAAPVATSECLTNNADLPDADLGDPTSSLETSFSSSQDASTFVLDYSVPQARVSESICSSNTLLTEAPLCSSQAELEASVPTVIYLVDTESKPVELDSTESEEEACMSILLSQPDVLTDLPAHSQEELQDFGTLIPIALYMARLPSVPMNPGAHVAVEHSYTVGCPLVWKKRAEVLNEAFEKVSKELRASKKRESRLRSRITSFLKTRVRGRRVKLGLPNHLAQPVEVFEVQVINDAVELCNPVTS
- the thap7 gene encoding THAP domain-containing protein 7 isoform X2 yields the protein MPRHCSAEGCRSRDTKDSRINGITFHRLPKKGKSQREIWLLNCCRRNPDGTVPWTPSSQFVYFCSKHFEKQCFELVGLSGYHRLRDDAVPTLFQPSPRGKVKSTRANKEKAAAPVATSECLTNNADLPDADLGDPTSSLETSFSSSQDASTFVLDYSVPQARVSESICSSNTLLTEAPLCSSQAELEASVPTVIYLVDTESKPVELDSTESEEEACMSILLSQPDVLTDLPAHSQEELQDFGTLIPIALYMARLPSVPMNPGAHVAVEHSYTVGCPLVWKKRAEVLNEAFEKVSKELRASKKRESRLRSRITSFLKTRVRGRRVKLGLPNHLAQPVEVFEVQVINDAVELCNPVTS